The genomic DNA CCGCGTGGCGATCGCCGACACCGACAGGTCCCCGATGTCACGGAGCACCGGGGTCACGAGGCCCTTGCCGGTGGCGATGGCGACCGAGACATCGACGGTGCCGAACCTGCGGACGGCCTCCGGCCGCCAGATCGCGTTCATCTCGGGCACCTGGAGGTGCGCCGTGGCGACGGCCTTGATCAGCAGATCGTTGACCGAGACCTTGACGGGGCTGACGGCGTTGAGCCGCTGCCGCAGGGCCAGCAGCTCGTCCACGGCACAGGTCGCCCGCAGGTAGAAGTGCGGGGTGTGCTGCTTGCTCTCGGTCAGGCGCCTGGCGATGGCCCGGCGCATGCGGCTGTGCGGGATGTCCTCGTGGTCACCGGAATCCGGGGTGCCACCGGCATCATCGGTGACGTCGGGTGCGGCGGTCGGCTGCGGCGCGGGTGCGTCCGGCAGGGGGGCCGGGGGCTCCACCGCTGCCGGTGCCCGGCGAGCGGTGACCGCGGCCTCGACATCACGCCGGACGACGCGGCCGCCGGGACCCGTGCCGGTGAGCAGCTCGATGTCCAGCCCGGCCTCCCGGGCCAGTCTGCGGGCCAGGGGACTGCTGAAGACGCGCCCGCCGCGATCCGGCCCGCCGCCCGACGGTGCGGCGGAGGAGGGCGTGGACGCCACCGTGGATGCCAGGGACACCTGGGACGTAGGGGACGTAGGGGATGCA from Streptomyces sp. NBC_00654 includes the following:
- a CDS encoding 2-oxo acid dehydrogenase subunit E2, which encodes MAELFRMPAVAADAATAVLSAWQVAEGASFTKDDALVSIETDKAEVDVAAERDGVLLKTLHEAGTEVEVGDPIAVLGAAGEQPGDLGALLAELGVSVTGPGEARQAVRRDVPEDAVTERQVSPASQVSPASPTSPTSQVSLASTVASTPSSAAPSGGGPDRGGRVFSSPLARRLAREAGLDIELLTGTGPGGRVVRRDVEAAVTARRAPAAVEPPAPLPDAPAPQPTAAPDVTDDAGGTPDSGDHEDIPHSRMRRAIARRLTESKQHTPHFYLRATCAVDELLALRQRLNAVSPVKVSVNDLLIKAVATAHLQVPEMNAIWRPEAVRRFGTVDVSVAIATGKGLVTPVLRDIGDLSVSAIATRTRAYAEQARSGSLHPADLEGGSITVSNLGMYGVEEFAAIINPPQAAILAIGAARDEAMVRDGAVTAAKVLGVVLSVDHRPVDGAVAARWLAVFTEAVENPVRLVV